One genomic region from Salvelinus fontinalis isolate EN_2023a chromosome 18, ASM2944872v1, whole genome shotgun sequence encodes:
- the LOC129815518 gene encoding rho guanine nucleotide exchange factor 25-like isoform X1 has protein sequence MKGGHHQRGCGCQHLFRKVLAKCGCCYARVRESYSVAGSEGSITPSVGSVAPQASGISSPCSPSSPGGSRHSVSALKKWLTNPVRKLSVGGGGGVKGGGGCKEDRQVHRLDGKRPSPLLPNGQALGRPLEQGENYTILLCTDVDLGNDGLVSPAVYSPTHPLCHSYLSDLLQDRDTHSLNHHYSTILPGEEDCSSLIDDSTSQWSATMDSEEDRRSALEKSIYVLTELMETEKLYVDDLGLIVEGYMASMASQGIPEDMKGKDKIVFGNIHQIYDWHKDYLLGELEKCVSEPDRLAQLFIKHERRLHMYVVYCQNKPKSEHIVSEYIETYFEELRQQLGHRLQLNDLLIKPVQRIMKYQLLLKDFLKYYTKAGRDTSELERAVEVMCFVPKRCNDMMNVGRLQGFEGKITAQGKLLQQDTFTVSEQDSSFLSRAKERRVFLFEQLVIISEPIDRKKGFSLPGYTFKNSIKLSCLGVEDHCAEDPCRLVLTSRGPDGSVTRFILQASSSETRSAWANDVVQILETQRNFLNALQSPIEYQRRESNSLGRAMRAPAATTSDLRPHSSASIDRHRLPYLHSYNTSLPSLHLPSQRPTADTQSPLYLSPATPRPSHLPLKLTLSQEARHCQGVSNGLCPPTQHSLQGGTDCYHGAMPGEGGAYASHRSGNLDQLTELSLHEHEC, from the exons AGTCGTACTCTGTGGCCGGCAGTGAGGGCAGCATCACTCCATCCGTAGGCTCCGTGGCCCCCCAGGCCTCTGGCATCTCCAgcccctgttctccctcctcccctgggGGGTCGCGGCACTCCGTCAGTGCCCTGAAGAAGTGGCTCACCAACCCCGTCCGCAAGCTGAgcgtggggggaggaggaggagtgaaaggaggagggggATGCAAGGAGGACAGGCAGGTCCACAGGCTGGATGGGAAgcgtccctctcccctcctccctaacGGCCAAGCCCTTGGAAGGCCTCTGGAGCAGGGGGAGAACTACACCATCCTCCTCTGCACTGATGTGGACTTG GGGAATGATGGCCTGGTGAGTCCAGCGGTGTACTCTCCAACACACCCTCTCTGTCACAGCTACCTATCTGACCTACTACAGGACAGGGATACACACAGTCTG AACCATCATTATTCTACTATTCTCCCAGGAGAAGAAGATTGCTCCTCCCTGATTGATGACTCGACCAGCCAATGGTCAGCCACCATGGAcagtgaggaggacaggaggagtgccttagagaagagCAT atatgTGCTGACAGAGCTGATGGAGACAGAGAAGTTGTATGTGGACGACCTGGGCCTCATAGTAGAG GGCTACATGGCCAGCATGGCCAGTCAGGGGATCCCAGAGGACATGAAGGGCAAAGACAAGATAGTGTTCGGGAACATCCACCAGATCTATGACTGGCATAAAGA CTATCTCCTGGGGGAGCTGGAGAAGTGTGTGTCTGAGCCCGACAGACTGGCCCAACTCTTCATCAAgcat GAGCGGCGTCTCCACATGTACGTAGTGTACTGTCAGAACAAGCCCAAGTCAGAGCACATTGTCTCAGAGTATATCGAGACCTACTTCGAG GAGCTGAGGCAGCAGCTGGGCCACAGACTACAACTCAACGACCTGCTCATCAAACCAGTGCAGAGGATCATGAAATACCAACTACtgctcaag GACTTCCTGAAGTACTACACCAAAGCAGGAAGGGATACCTCAGAGCTGGAG AGAGCGGTGGAGGTGATGTGTTTCGTGCCCAAGCGCTGTAATGATATGATGAATGTGGGCAGGCTGCAGGGCTTTGAG GGGAAGATCACAGCCCAGGGGAAGCTGCTCCAGCAGGACACCTTTACAGTCAGTGAGCAGGACAGCAGCTTCCTGTCCCGCGCCAAGGAGAGGCGTGTCTTCCTGTTTGAACAGCTGGTCATTATCAGTGAGCCAATCGACAGGAAAAAGGGCTTTTCTCTGCCAGGGTACACCTTTAAAAACAGCATCAAG ctcAGTTGTCTGGGTGTAGAGGACCACTGTGCGGAGGACCCATGTCGTCTGGTCCTGACGTCCCGCGGGCCCGATGGGAGCGTGACCCGCTTCATCCTACAGGCATCGTCCTCTGAGACGCGGAGTGCCTGGGCCAACGACGTGGTCCAGATCCtggagacacagaggaacttccTCAACG CTCTCCAGTCTCCTATAGAGTACCAGCGCAGGGAGTCCAACAGCCTGGGACGAGCCATGAGGGCACCCGCGGCAACGACCTCTGACCTGCGACCCCACTCCTCGGCCTCCATTGACCGCCACCGGCTACCTTACCTGCACTCCTACAACACCTCTCTGCCCTCCCTGCACCTGCCCAGCCAGAGACCCACTGCAGACACACAG TCCCCACTGTACCTTAGCCCTGCAACACCCCgtccctctcacctccctctgaAGCTCACCTTGTCCCAAGAGGCCAGGCACTGCCAGGGGGTGTCCAACGGCCTGTGCCCCCCTACCCAGCACAGCTTACAG GGTGGTACTGACTGTTACCATGGAGCCATGCCGGGGGAGGGAGGGGCTTACGCATCGCATCGCTCAGGCAACCTGGATCAGCTAACTGAACTCTCTCTGCATGAGCATGAGTGCTGA
- the LOC129815518 gene encoding rho guanine nucleotide exchange factor 25-like isoform X2 has protein sequence MKGGHHQRGCGCQHLFRKVLAKCGCCYARVRESYSVAGSEGSITPSVGSVAPQASGISSPCSPSSPGGSRHSVSALKKWLTNPVRKLSVGGGGGVKGGGGCKEDRQVHRLDGKRPSPLLPNGQALGRPLEQGENYTILLCTDVDLGNDGLVSPAVYSPTHPLCHSYLSDLLQDRDTHSLERRLHMYVVYCQNKPKSEHIVSEYIETYFEELRQQLGHRLQLNDLLIKPVQRIMKYQLLLKDFLKYYTKAGRDTSELERAVEVMCFVPKRCNDMMNVGRLQGFEGKITAQGKLLQQDTFTVSEQDSSFLSRAKERRVFLFEQLVIISEPIDRKKGFSLPGYTFKNSIKLSCLGVEDHCAEDPCRLVLTSRGPDGSVTRFILQASSSETRSAWANDVVQILETQRNFLNALQSPIEYQRRESNSLGRAMRAPAATTSDLRPHSSASIDRHRLPYLHSYNTSLPSLHLPSQRPTADTQSPLYLSPATPRPSHLPLKLTLSQEARHCQGVSNGLCPPTQHSLQGGTDCYHGAMPGEGGAYASHRSGNLDQLTELSLHEHEC, from the exons AGTCGTACTCTGTGGCCGGCAGTGAGGGCAGCATCACTCCATCCGTAGGCTCCGTGGCCCCCCAGGCCTCTGGCATCTCCAgcccctgttctccctcctcccctgggGGGTCGCGGCACTCCGTCAGTGCCCTGAAGAAGTGGCTCACCAACCCCGTCCGCAAGCTGAgcgtggggggaggaggaggagtgaaaggaggagggggATGCAAGGAGGACAGGCAGGTCCACAGGCTGGATGGGAAgcgtccctctcccctcctccctaacGGCCAAGCCCTTGGAAGGCCTCTGGAGCAGGGGGAGAACTACACCATCCTCCTCTGCACTGATGTGGACTTG GGGAATGATGGCCTGGTGAGTCCAGCGGTGTACTCTCCAACACACCCTCTCTGTCACAGCTACCTATCTGACCTACTACAGGACAGGGATACACACAGTCTG GAGCGGCGTCTCCACATGTACGTAGTGTACTGTCAGAACAAGCCCAAGTCAGAGCACATTGTCTCAGAGTATATCGAGACCTACTTCGAG GAGCTGAGGCAGCAGCTGGGCCACAGACTACAACTCAACGACCTGCTCATCAAACCAGTGCAGAGGATCATGAAATACCAACTACtgctcaag GACTTCCTGAAGTACTACACCAAAGCAGGAAGGGATACCTCAGAGCTGGAG AGAGCGGTGGAGGTGATGTGTTTCGTGCCCAAGCGCTGTAATGATATGATGAATGTGGGCAGGCTGCAGGGCTTTGAG GGGAAGATCACAGCCCAGGGGAAGCTGCTCCAGCAGGACACCTTTACAGTCAGTGAGCAGGACAGCAGCTTCCTGTCCCGCGCCAAGGAGAGGCGTGTCTTCCTGTTTGAACAGCTGGTCATTATCAGTGAGCCAATCGACAGGAAAAAGGGCTTTTCTCTGCCAGGGTACACCTTTAAAAACAGCATCAAG ctcAGTTGTCTGGGTGTAGAGGACCACTGTGCGGAGGACCCATGTCGTCTGGTCCTGACGTCCCGCGGGCCCGATGGGAGCGTGACCCGCTTCATCCTACAGGCATCGTCCTCTGAGACGCGGAGTGCCTGGGCCAACGACGTGGTCCAGATCCtggagacacagaggaacttccTCAACG CTCTCCAGTCTCCTATAGAGTACCAGCGCAGGGAGTCCAACAGCCTGGGACGAGCCATGAGGGCACCCGCGGCAACGACCTCTGACCTGCGACCCCACTCCTCGGCCTCCATTGACCGCCACCGGCTACCTTACCTGCACTCCTACAACACCTCTCTGCCCTCCCTGCACCTGCCCAGCCAGAGACCCACTGCAGACACACAG TCCCCACTGTACCTTAGCCCTGCAACACCCCgtccctctcacctccctctgaAGCTCACCTTGTCCCAAGAGGCCAGGCACTGCCAGGGGGTGTCCAACGGCCTGTGCCCCCCTACCCAGCACAGCTTACAG GGTGGTACTGACTGTTACCATGGAGCCATGCCGGGGGAGGGAGGGGCTTACGCATCGCATCGCTCAGGCAACCTGGATCAGCTAACTGAACTCTCTCTGCATGAGCATGAGTGCTGA